From Gammaproteobacteria bacterium, the proteins below share one genomic window:
- a CDS encoding Crp/Fnr family transcriptional regulator, with translation MKLTYTASAANNFLGRQGCPRAMSTDASSAPAEPADTTQNDAAARQTITVNLQNIPLLSGIDAATLSQVAAALQLRSVERGHRVLNKGSSGDHLLFLLAGRLQVVDVTEDGREIGLNFLTAGDYFGELSIIDGLPRLASVVACDASLLAFLPRTQALALLYNNPLVAERLLKRMAATVRTAANYRMILGIPNAFQRIFALLNQFAKVAPGGLVVIEKMPTQQEISIMVNTSRETVSRAIHILIQKGVVEKDMRRLIVRQPEALRKAISNVAEPTE, from the coding sequence TTGAAGCTGACATACACCGCGTCGGCCGCGAATAACTTCCTTGGTCGACAAGGCTGCCCCCGCGCCATGAGTACAGATGCCTCGTCAGCCCCGGCCGAGCCAGCGGACACCACGCAAAATGACGCGGCGGCGCGGCAGACGATCACGGTTAATCTGCAGAACATCCCGCTGCTCTCCGGCATTGACGCGGCAACGCTGTCGCAGGTGGCGGCCGCCTTGCAGTTGCGCTCGGTGGAACGCGGGCACCGCGTGCTGAATAAAGGCAGCAGCGGCGACCATTTGCTGTTCCTGCTTGCGGGGCGCTTGCAGGTGGTGGATGTGACCGAGGATGGGCGCGAGATCGGCCTGAATTTTCTGACCGCCGGCGACTATTTTGGCGAGTTGTCGATCATCGACGGCTTGCCGCGCCTGGCCTCGGTGGTGGCCTGCGATGCTTCGCTGCTGGCTTTTCTCCCGCGCACCCAGGCGTTGGCGCTGCTGTATAACAATCCGCTGGTGGCGGAGCGTCTGCTCAAGCGGATGGCGGCGACCGTGCGCACCGCCGCCAATTACCGGATGATCCTCGGCATTCCGAATGCTTTCCAGAGGATCTTTGCCCTGCTGAACCAGTTTGCCAAAGTTGCTCCCGGCGGCCTGGTGGTGATCGAGAAAATGCCGACCCAGCAGGAAATCTCGATCATGGTGAATACCAGCCGGGAGACGGTTTCGCGCGCAATCCACATTCTGATACAGAAAGGCGTGGTGGAAAAGGACATGCGCCGCCTGATCGTGCGCCAGCCGGAAGCGCTACGCAAGGCGATAAGCAACGTGGCGGAGCCGACTGAATAG
- a CDS encoding GDP-mannose 4,6-dehydratase: MKSHILITGDGGFVGRRALAYWSKATGLSSVAGGVDIRNKAALRECFANDLPDTVLHLAALSFVPDSFKDPETTFEVNFLGTLRLFEVLAECGFKGRLLYVSSGDAYGMVPTASLPIRETLPLRPRNPYAVSKAAAEALCFQWSQTGPFEVIVARPFNHIGPGQAPSFAISDFARQIAEIAAGRRPAVLNVGNVDVTRDFTDVADVLRAYELLLSRGHNGEIYNVCSGVERSLRALLERLLELSDVRAEIVVDSVRFRPSDQPRVWGSYEKLSQHTGWHPEIPLDDTLLSIYRYWESEIGK; this comes from the coding sequence ATGAAGTCACATATCCTGATTACTGGCGATGGCGGGTTCGTGGGTAGGCGCGCGCTAGCTTACTGGTCCAAGGCGACGGGCTTGTCATCAGTCGCGGGAGGTGTCGATATCCGTAATAAGGCGGCGTTACGGGAGTGTTTCGCCAACGATCTGCCAGATACAGTGCTGCACTTGGCGGCGCTCAGCTTTGTACCGGATTCGTTCAAGGACCCTGAAACTACCTTTGAGGTTAATTTTCTCGGCACGTTACGCCTGTTTGAGGTCTTGGCCGAGTGCGGATTCAAGGGGCGCCTGCTGTACGTCAGCTCTGGCGACGCTTATGGCATGGTGCCGACGGCGTCTTTGCCGATTCGCGAAACGTTGCCTTTGCGTCCGCGTAACCCTTACGCTGTGAGCAAAGCTGCAGCCGAGGCACTGTGTTTTCAGTGGAGTCAGACGGGTCCCTTCGAAGTGATCGTGGCGCGCCCCTTTAATCACATTGGCCCGGGACAGGCTCCCAGCTTTGCGATCTCTGACTTTGCTCGCCAGATCGCCGAAATTGCCGCTGGCCGACGACCCGCTGTGCTGAATGTGGGAAATGTCGACGTCACACGCGATTTCACAGATGTGGCAGACGTGCTGCGCGCTTACGAATTGTTGCTGTCGCGTGGCCATAACGGCGAGATTTACAACGTTTGTTCAGGCGTTGAACGTTCGCTGCGCGCACTGCTTGAGCGGTTACTTGAGTTGTCGGATGTGCGGGCCGAAATAGTTGTTGACTCAGTGCGCTTCAGGCCATCCGATCAGCCTCGTGTGTGGGGTAGTTACGAAAAGCTGTCGCAGCATACTGGCTGGCATCCAGAAATACCGCTCGATGATACATTGTTGAGTATTTATCGTTATTGGGAGAGTGAAATTGGCAAGTAA
- the gmd gene encoding GDP-mannose 4,6-dehydratase, with amino-acid sequence MASKCALITGITGQDGAYLAKLLLDKGYQVFGLHARRATDTLWRLRYLGIEGQVNLLDGDLIDLSSLIRAMEKSAADEVYNLGAQSFVATSWEQPLLTANVTGMGALNMLEAIRIVNRQARFYQASTSEMFGLIQETVQSETTPFYPRSPYGVAKLFAHWMTVNYRESFGLHASSGFLFNHESPLRGIEFVTRKVTDAVARIKLGKQKELRLGNIDARRDWGFAGDYVEAMWLMLQQDAPDDYVIATGKTTTVREMCRIAFEHVGLNFADHVVIDPKFYRPAEVEVLLGNPAKAKAKLGWVAKTDLETLITLMLEADIHRVGRE; translated from the coding sequence TTGGCAAGTAAGTGTGCATTGATTACCGGTATCACCGGCCAGGATGGAGCCTATCTGGCTAAGCTGTTGCTTGATAAGGGCTATCAGGTTTTCGGTCTGCATGCACGGCGTGCCACCGATACGCTTTGGCGCTTGCGTTACCTTGGTATCGAGGGACAGGTGAATTTGCTCGATGGTGATCTTATTGATCTTTCCTCGCTGATCCGCGCCATGGAAAAATCCGCCGCCGACGAGGTGTATAACCTGGGCGCGCAGAGTTTTGTCGCGACATCGTGGGAGCAACCGCTGCTGACTGCCAACGTCACCGGCATGGGCGCCTTGAACATGCTTGAGGCGATCCGCATCGTCAACCGCCAGGCGCGGTTTTATCAGGCTTCGACCAGCGAAATGTTCGGCCTGATTCAGGAGACCGTGCAAAGCGAAACAACCCCCTTCTATCCGCGCAGCCCCTACGGGGTGGCCAAGCTGTTCGCCCACTGGATGACGGTCAATTACCGCGAAAGCTTTGGCCTGCATGCTTCTTCCGGCTTTTTGTTCAACCACGAATCCCCATTGCGCGGCATCGAGTTCGTCACGCGCAAGGTGACCGACGCCGTGGCGCGCATCAAGCTGGGTAAACAAAAAGAGTTGCGGCTCGGCAATATCGACGCCCGGCGCGACTGGGGGTTTGCCGGCGATTATGTGGAGGCGATGTGGCTGATGCTGCAGCAGGATGCGCCCGACGATTATGTTATCGCCACCGGCAAAACCACGACGGTGCGCGAGATGTGCCGCATCGCTTTTGAGCACGTGGGACTGAATTTCGCGGATCATGTGGTGATCGACCCGAAATTCTACCGTCCCGCCGAAGTCGAGGTGCTGCTGGGCAACCCGGCCAAGGCAAAGGCCAAGCTCGGCTGGGTGGCCAAGACTGATCTGGAAACACTGATTACCCTGATGCTTGAAGCTGACATACACCGCGTCGGCCGCGAATAA